The Geotalea uraniireducens Rf4 genome window below encodes:
- a CDS encoding PaaI family thioesterase, which yields MYKKVFDLPMVAGTELPFELPEWIACAPFEEYLGMRIEQAAAGQAVLSMPFKVKLAQGKGFMHGGAVTALADTSVAIAIKSVLPEGTNFVTVDLGLRFHAPVTGGTVKAVARIVERDDRNIKGEAEVFDESGVKVATFTSVFRIKRR from the coding sequence ATGTACAAAAAAGTCTTTGATTTGCCGATGGTCGCGGGGACAGAACTGCCGTTCGAACTGCCTGAATGGATCGCCTGTGCCCCTTTCGAGGAATACCTGGGGATGCGGATTGAGCAGGCTGCTGCAGGGCAGGCGGTGCTTTCCATGCCGTTCAAGGTGAAGCTGGCCCAGGGTAAGGGGTTTATGCATGGCGGCGCAGTAACTGCACTGGCTGACACGTCCGTAGCTATTGCCATCAAGAGTGTTTTGCCGGAGGGAACCAACTTTGTCACGGTGGATCTCGGGCTTAGATTTCACGCCCCGGTAACAGGCGGTACGGTGAAGGCCGTGGCACGGATTGTTGAACGTGATGACAGGAACATAAAGGGGGAAGCGGAGGTCTTTGACGAAAGCGGCGTCAAGGTCGCCACCTTTACGTCTGTTTTTCGGATCAAGAGGCGGTGA
- a CDS encoding Fic family protein, translating into MKPEKLRELLLLGESQHVEFKSQCRNPDVVGTAVCGFLNTGGGSVVCGVDSKGNIRDIDKPNEVVIMLEQALQGVSPKALVSISVHEVEGKPLIVAEAPAGQDIPYAFNNVIYIREGAHTKAADVETIRDMVLRKSVEPERWERRFSTAEPESDVDLQEISRTVTAILKIRRTFFRDTANPLMVLEDLSVAKYGRLTQGGDVLFCKNPAARFPQVRVRAACFTQDKASDTFRDMKSFEGPLVSVLEQLFDFIIRNTATVSRFRKTILERQDESLYPSEAIREALVNAFAHRDYADFSGGITVHIYPDRLEIWNSGNLPEGITLDTLAKGHLSVLRNPDIAHVLYLRGLMEKLGRGSILILQACAERGLPKPTWRSDYNKGVTLTFYSPEVTPEVTPEVTPEVRFLQAIKGEMTRQEIQDAVGLKDDEHFRKTYLLPALNAGLLEMTIPDKPRSSKQKYRLTEAGLHVREQIKNAKVP; encoded by the coding sequence ATGAAGCCGGAAAAGCTAAGGGAACTTCTCCTTCTTGGCGAAAGCCAGCATGTGGAATTCAAGTCGCAGTGCCGGAATCCGGATGTTGTCGGGACTGCGGTGTGCGGGTTTCTCAATACCGGCGGCGGCTCCGTTGTCTGCGGCGTTGATAGCAAGGGAAACATCCGGGACATTGATAAGCCAAATGAAGTCGTGATCATGCTGGAACAGGCACTGCAAGGCGTATCTCCCAAGGCGCTGGTTTCCATCTCTGTTCATGAGGTTGAAGGAAAGCCTTTGATCGTTGCCGAAGCGCCAGCCGGTCAGGATATTCCCTATGCGTTCAACAATGTGATCTACATCCGTGAGGGGGCGCATACCAAAGCGGCCGACGTGGAAACCATCCGGGACATGGTGCTTCGCAAATCGGTGGAACCGGAACGATGGGAAAGACGGTTTTCCACCGCCGAGCCTGAAAGCGATGTCGACCTGCAGGAAATCAGTAGAACCGTTACCGCGATCCTGAAAATACGTCGTACTTTTTTCAGGGATACGGCAAATCCCCTCATGGTTCTGGAGGACCTTTCCGTGGCCAAGTATGGCCGTCTTACCCAGGGGGGGGATGTCCTGTTCTGCAAGAATCCGGCTGCCCGCTTTCCCCAGGTTCGGGTTCGGGCCGCATGTTTCACCCAGGACAAGGCCAGTGATACCTTCCGGGATATGAAGTCGTTCGAGGGGCCGCTCGTATCCGTGCTCGAACAGCTCTTCGATTTCATCATTCGCAACACCGCGACAGTATCTCGGTTCAGAAAGACTATTCTAGAGCGTCAGGATGAGTCCCTCTACCCTTCGGAAGCAATCCGGGAAGCCTTGGTCAATGCGTTCGCCCATCGCGACTATGCCGACTTTTCCGGCGGCATTACAGTACATATCTATCCCGACCGGCTGGAGATATGGAACTCAGGCAACCTGCCCGAGGGCATTACGCTGGACACGCTGGCAAAAGGGCATCTATCGGTTCTCAGGAACCCGGACATCGCACATGTGCTTTATCTGCGCGGTCTTATGGAAAAACTCGGCCGCGGCAGCATCCTTATTCTTCAGGCATGCGCAGAGCGGGGGCTTCCCAAGCCCACATGGCGGTCTGATTATAATAAAGGTGTGACGCTGACTTTTTATTCCCCGGAAGTTACCCCGGAAGTTACCCCGGAAGTCACCCCGGAAGTGCGTTTTCTCCAGGCAATCAAAGGCGAGATGACACGGCAGGAAATTCAGGACGCCGTGGGGTTGAAGGACGATGAACACTTTCGCAAGACATACCTGCTGCCGGCTCTGAATGCCGGTCTGCTGGAAATGACCATCCCGGATAAGCCCCGCAGCAGCAAACAGAAGTACCGGTTGACTGAAGCAGGCCTGCATGTGAGGGAGCAGATAAAAAACGCTAAGGTCCCATGA
- a CDS encoding sigma-54-dependent transcriptional regulator, giving the protein MKDRVKILLIEDEEPSREALLLLLKGNGFSIKGCGSGMEGLRLMETDRFDIVISDLFLPDISGIDILQQIKDSSPHTEVILITGHASAETAVKAMKEGAFDYITKPLNIDELRIIIDKAVEKHLLVNENVYLKKQLRDKYEFANIIGSSPAMQHVFSRMKRIIKTDSTVLILGESGTGKELVAKAVHFNGARREKPFIAINCSAIPENLLESELFGHTKGSFTGAIRDKIGKFEAANHGTIFLDEIGTLPMHLQTKLLRVLQEEEVEKVGSNKPIKLDARVISATNVDLEEEVKRGNFREDLYYRLNVIPITIPPLRERTEDILPLIRHFLEKNCLEMHRSVMSIDKEAFEALELYQWPGNVRELENVMERIVALTEGDHITLHDLPPNINRAYSEREESSTRVTEDGVDLVKTVNEIERKMIGEALVLAKGVKARAAVMLNLNRTTLVEKMKRLGMEQ; this is encoded by the coding sequence ATGAAAGATCGTGTAAAAATCCTGCTGATAGAGGACGAAGAGCCGAGCCGTGAAGCGCTGTTGCTTCTTCTGAAAGGGAATGGCTTTTCCATCAAGGGGTGCGGCTCCGGCATGGAAGGACTCCGGCTCATGGAAACGGATCGATTCGACATCGTCATTTCCGACCTTTTCCTTCCCGATATCAGCGGCATAGATATCCTGCAACAGATAAAGGACAGCTCCCCGCACACGGAAGTTATCCTCATCACCGGTCATGCCTCTGCCGAAACCGCTGTCAAGGCCATGAAAGAAGGGGCCTTCGACTATATCACCAAACCGCTCAACATCGACGAACTCCGCATCATCATTGACAAGGCGGTGGAAAAACACCTGCTTGTCAACGAAAACGTCTACCTGAAAAAACAACTCCGCGACAAATACGAATTCGCCAACATCATCGGCAGTTCACCGGCAATGCAGCACGTTTTTTCCCGGATGAAGAGGATCATCAAGACCGACTCGACAGTCCTGATCCTCGGCGAATCGGGGACCGGCAAGGAGCTGGTGGCCAAGGCAGTCCACTTCAACGGCGCGCGCCGGGAGAAACCCTTCATTGCCATCAATTGCTCCGCCATCCCGGAAAACCTCCTGGAGTCCGAGCTGTTCGGTCATACCAAGGGTTCGTTCACTGGCGCCATCCGGGACAAGATCGGCAAATTCGAGGCCGCCAACCATGGCACAATTTTCCTCGACGAGATAGGGACTCTCCCCATGCACTTGCAGACAAAGCTTTTGCGCGTTCTGCAGGAAGAGGAAGTGGAAAAGGTCGGCTCAAACAAGCCGATAAAGCTCGACGCGCGGGTGATTTCCGCCACAAACGTCGACCTTGAAGAAGAGGTGAAACGGGGAAACTTTCGGGAAGACCTTTATTACCGGCTGAACGTCATTCCGATCACCATTCCGCCGCTTAGGGAAAGGACCGAAGACATCCTCCCCCTGATCCGCCATTTCCTGGAAAAAAATTGCCTGGAGATGCACCGGAGCGTCATGAGCATCGATAAAGAAGCATTCGAAGCACTGGAGCTTTATCAATGGCCGGGCAATGTAAGGGAGCTGGAAAACGTGATGGAGCGGATCGTCGCCCTAACCGAAGGGGACCATATAACGCTGCACGACCTTCCCCCCAATATCAACAGGGCCTACAGCGAGCGTGAGGAATCGTCTACCCGTGTTACGGAAGACGGAGTGGACCTGGTAAAAACGGTCAACGAGATCGAAAGGAAAATGATCGGTGAAGCCCTGGTACTGGCCAAGGGGGTCAAGGCCAGGGCGGCGGTGATGCTCAATCTGAACCGGACGACGCTGGTGGAAAAGATGAAGAGGCTGGGGATGGAGCAGTGA
- a CDS encoding NfeD family protein, whose translation MLRLLILTLFIMTYSFPAVAGKGVVRSIDINGPINPVTADYLKRNLREAARSNEMLLLVEMDTPGGLDSAMRDSVKDVMASPVPVVVYVAPSGARAASAGAVIALAADICAMAPGTNIGAAHPVSIGEKPDKVMQEKLVNDAEAYVEGIARKRGRNEVLAKQMVRESLSLSAEKALEGKVIDLIAADRGELLRKLDGRNVLRNGKSVALDLTGAEVKEYEMATREKILNVISNPNVAYVLMMLGFLGIFFELSNPGVILPGVIGGISLILAFFAFQTLPVNYAGVLLILLAIVLFIAEIKIVSHGMLTVGGVISMILGSLLLFESPEPYLRVSWSVIIVTVLATTVFAVCAVTLAVKAHRRKPVSGREGLIGETGRAETAIDPEGKVFVRGEYWQAFSDEQIAPNDKIEVVAVDGMRVKVKKA comes from the coding sequence ATGCTGCGCTTATTGATCCTGACCCTGTTCATCATGACGTATTCGTTCCCGGCAGTTGCCGGTAAAGGGGTTGTGCGGAGCATCGACATAAATGGGCCCATAAATCCCGTCACCGCTGATTATCTGAAACGCAACCTGCGTGAGGCTGCACGCAGCAACGAGATGCTTCTGCTTGTGGAGATGGATACCCCCGGAGGACTGGACAGTGCCATGCGCGACAGTGTCAAGGATGTCATGGCCAGTCCGGTGCCGGTTGTCGTCTATGTTGCTCCGAGCGGAGCCCGTGCCGCATCGGCTGGCGCCGTCATTGCACTTGCTGCCGATATCTGCGCCATGGCGCCTGGAACCAACATCGGCGCCGCCCATCCCGTCAGTATCGGCGAGAAGCCGGACAAGGTAATGCAGGAAAAGCTCGTGAACGACGCGGAAGCCTATGTTGAAGGTATCGCGCGAAAGCGGGGCAGGAATGAGGTGCTTGCGAAACAAATGGTGCGGGAAAGCCTTTCCCTGTCGGCAGAAAAGGCGTTGGAGGGCAAAGTAATCGATCTGATCGCCGCAGACCGGGGGGAGTTGTTGCGGAAGCTGGACGGCCGTAACGTTCTCAGGAACGGCAAGTCGGTCGCCTTGGATCTGACCGGTGCCGAAGTAAAAGAATACGAAATGGCGACGAGGGAAAAGATACTGAACGTCATCAGCAACCCCAATGTGGCCTACGTGCTGATGATGCTCGGATTTCTAGGGATCTTCTTCGAGCTTTCCAATCCCGGCGTCATACTCCCCGGGGTTATCGGCGGCATTTCCCTCATTCTCGCCTTTTTCGCTTTCCAGACCCTGCCGGTCAACTATGCCGGGGTACTCCTGATACTGCTGGCGATCGTTCTTTTCATTGCCGAGATTAAGATCGTTTCCCACGGAATGCTGACAGTCGGAGGGGTGATTTCCATGATCCTTGGATCGCTTTTATTGTTTGAATCGCCGGAACCATACCTGCGCGTGTCATGGAGCGTAATCATCGTGACGGTGCTGGCAACAACCGTATTTGCCGTCTGCGCCGTGACCCTTGCCGTCAAGGCCCACCGCAGAAAGCCCGTATCCGGCCGGGAAGGACTGATCGGCGAAACGGGGCGGGCGGAGACGGCGATTGACCCGGAAGGGAAGGTTTTCGTGCGGGGCGAATACTGGCAGGCCTTTAGCGATGAACAGATCGCGCCGAACGATAAAATAGAGGTCGTAGCGGTGGATGGAATGCGGGTCAAGGTGAAAAAGGCGTAG
- a CDS encoding VPA1262 family N-terminal domain-containing protein, whose translation MEEIDKLSSENKSLFPGLAIFENDYAHALIHLAWYREDKKRFLVFGMVELFPAEFPPPEPSGKMSLSTINFGRQHDLNIQRVVISSKDALSWYLECRNTSITIPAAFGEKLAGKALQTSPLAEEPSWSHLITSNDLPFHCWSVVRAHHLIQENVPEEISKLFTSTEIICWLKDKLFFDLQNYQEWKGSLHLIAPNPVFRLFHQRLGITENGFESSDCHIEPRAGRDLAALDLYLSERHPTGIVSFCRKEITEPYFSLPHVEHTEKVEYLIHSKQYGVLDWHEPVSFLRSIQFQSNLITGKKIVNVPDNRGESYEVPQLSAASSGIVGEREPASPITSHLRKHEAMRKRRKESERLGQKWFHGNQEEATIFVRELIKNAKRRVFIVDPYFATVELFSFAFATSRSEIEVVILTAAKDNLMNKDRADSNRDAGEVLLSQVQAYRQNGKIKVFVMTGSPPAVHDRFLVVDNDVWLSGNSLHTIGKRAGTMIKLPCPDEVAKNLENILTSDRVKPLEQWVLDRRSNKGIELESSERKDSSQ comes from the coding sequence ATGGAGGAAATTGATAAACTCAGCAGCGAGAATAAATCATTATTTCCAGGGTTAGCCATATTCGAAAACGATTACGCACATGCCCTCATACATTTGGCATGGTATCGCGAAGATAAGAAACGATTTCTTGTCTTTGGAATGGTTGAATTGTTCCCCGCTGAGTTCCCTCCCCCGGAGCCGTCGGGAAAAATGTCTCTGTCCACAATAAATTTCGGAAGACAGCATGATTTGAATATCCAGCGAGTTGTCATATCTTCAAAAGATGCTTTGTCTTGGTATCTGGAGTGCCGCAACACATCTATTACTATTCCTGCAGCGTTTGGAGAGAAGTTAGCAGGGAAAGCCCTTCAAACTAGTCCTTTAGCAGAAGAGCCATCGTGGTCACATCTGATAACGAGCAATGATCTTCCGTTTCATTGTTGGAGTGTTGTCCGCGCTCATCATCTTATTCAAGAAAATGTCCCTGAAGAAATCAGTAAGCTATTTACCAGCACCGAAATTATCTGTTGGCTGAAAGACAAACTTTTCTTCGATTTACAGAATTATCAGGAATGGAAAGGCTCTCTTCATCTTATTGCCCCCAATCCCGTTTTCCGTTTATTTCACCAGAGGCTTGGTATAACTGAAAACGGTTTCGAATCGAGCGATTGTCACATAGAACCGCGAGCAGGTCGTGACTTAGCTGCGCTTGATTTGTATCTGTCAGAACGCCATCCTACCGGGATCGTATCGTTTTGTAGAAAGGAAATAACGGAACCTTATTTTTCACTCCCCCATGTCGAGCATACAGAAAAAGTGGAATATCTGATCCATTCGAAACAATATGGGGTATTGGACTGGCATGAACCGGTTTCTTTCCTGCGAAGCATCCAATTTCAATCAAATCTCATTACCGGCAAAAAGATAGTCAATGTCCCCGATAATCGGGGAGAGAGCTATGAGGTGCCACAACTTTCGGCGGCGTCATCGGGGATTGTGGGTGAGCGGGAACCGGCATCTCCAATTACCTCACATCTTCGTAAACATGAAGCGATGCGGAAGCGCCGTAAGGAATCAGAACGTCTGGGTCAGAAATGGTTTCACGGGAACCAAGAAGAGGCCACGATTTTTGTTAGAGAGCTTATCAAGAATGCGAAAAGAAGGGTATTTATTGTTGATCCATACTTTGCCACGGTGGAGCTTTTTAGCTTTGCCTTTGCAACCAGCCGGTCCGAGATAGAAGTTGTTATATTGACGGCAGCCAAAGACAACCTGATGAATAAGGACAGGGCTGATTCAAACCGTGATGCAGGCGAGGTTCTCCTTTCGCAAGTTCAGGCATATAGGCAGAATGGAAAGATTAAAGTCTTTGTCATGACGGGGAGTCCGCCGGCAGTGCATGACCGTTTTCTGGTTGTGGACAACGATGTCTGGCTTTCGGGAAATTCGCTGCATACCATTGGGAAAAGGGCTGGAACGATGATCAAGCTCCCATGTCCTGATGAGGTGGCAAAGAACTTGGAGAATATCCTGACTAGTGATCGAGTCAAGCCTCTTGAACAGTGGGTACTAGATCGCCGTTCGAACAAAGGCATTGAACTCGAGAGTTCAGAACGCAAGGACTCTTCTCAATGA
- a CDS encoding tetratricopeptide repeat protein — translation MKMKKSGKNAHPAARAVLEDLGNKEWRFAEIPYETEMKFNDLLDARDFGSVTPAEMERQLRELLHETPNFIDVYHHLAMLLDQRGKRHEAQLLWQQAVNIGMQCFIEKFSAAGNKLEWGWLENRPFLRAYHSLGLQHMESGNTEMALSIFRTIMSLNSGDNQGVRALVVDCCLKLKMYKDALAVCEDSLGDHMAETVYGRVLALVALKRMTQAEKALRQAVTVLPLVAGELVKTRHTRPRNMREGHYTVGGADQAWYYWQEAGEYWVQVLGAIEFVRERLKGRG, via the coding sequence ATGAAGATGAAAAAGAGTGGGAAAAACGCCCACCCCGCAGCCAGGGCCGTACTGGAAGATCTCGGCAACAAGGAGTGGCGTTTCGCTGAGATACCGTATGAAACGGAGATGAAGTTTAACGATCTGCTCGACGCGCGGGATTTTGGCAGCGTCACTCCTGCGGAGATGGAGCGGCAACTCAGGGAGCTGCTGCATGAGACGCCCAACTTCATCGATGTGTATCATCATCTGGCGATGCTTCTCGACCAGCGGGGGAAGAGACATGAGGCCCAACTGCTGTGGCAGCAGGCGGTGAACATCGGCATGCAGTGTTTCATCGAAAAGTTCAGCGCCGCCGGCAACAAGCTGGAATGGGGCTGGCTCGAAAACCGCCCCTTTCTGCGAGCCTATCATTCACTTGGACTTCAACACATGGAGAGCGGTAATACCGAGATGGCCCTCTCCATCTTCAGGACGATCATGTCCCTGAATTCGGGCGACAACCAGGGTGTCCGTGCGCTCGTGGTCGATTGCTGCCTGAAACTGAAAATGTACAAGGACGCCCTGGCGGTATGCGAGGATTCGCTCGGCGACCACATGGCCGAAACGGTGTACGGCCGCGTTCTGGCTCTTGTCGCCCTCAAGCGGATGACCCAGGCGGAAAAGGCGCTCCGGCAGGCGGTTACTGTTTTGCCGTTGGTGGCGGGAGAGCTTGTGAAAACCCGCCATACGCGACCGAGGAATATGCGCGAAGGGCACTATACCGTCGGCGGAGCCGATCAGGCTTGGTACTACTGGCAGGAGGCGGGAGAGTATTGGGTGCAGGTGCTGGGGGCGATTGAGTTTGTCAGGGAGCGGTTGAAGGGGCGGGGGTAG
- a CDS encoding slipin family protein, with the protein MSDIFNYVPFVFVLILLLMFAASAIRILPEYERGVLFRLGRFVGVRGPGLFFIIPGIDRLVRVSLRTVVFDVPPQDVITHDNVTVKVSAVVYFRVMAPEKAIIEVENYLYATSQLSQTTLRSVLGQVELDELLANREKINMELQEILDRHTGPWGVKIANVEVKNIDLPQEMLRAIAKQAEAERERRAKIIHAEGELQASEKLAGAAHVMSGEPMSLQLRYLQTLTEIAAEKNSTTIFPVPIDLIKMFLEKTEKP; encoded by the coding sequence ATGTCCGACATCTTTAATTACGTGCCGTTTGTCTTTGTCCTCATCCTGCTGCTCATGTTTGCGGCGAGCGCCATCAGGATACTCCCGGAATACGAGCGCGGCGTGCTCTTCCGTCTCGGACGGTTTGTCGGTGTGCGGGGTCCCGGGCTCTTTTTCATCATTCCCGGCATCGATAGGCTCGTGCGGGTTTCTCTGCGTACCGTAGTTTTCGATGTGCCGCCGCAGGACGTCATAACCCATGACAATGTTACGGTCAAGGTGTCTGCGGTCGTCTATTTCCGGGTCATGGCCCCGGAGAAGGCGATCATCGAGGTGGAGAACTATCTCTATGCCACCAGTCAGCTTTCCCAGACCACCCTGCGTAGTGTACTGGGACAGGTGGAGCTGGATGAACTCTTGGCCAACCGGGAAAAGATCAACATGGAACTGCAGGAAATCCTCGATCGCCATACCGGCCCGTGGGGGGTAAAGATTGCCAACGTTGAGGTGAAGAACATCGACCTGCCCCAGGAGATGCTGCGTGCCATTGCCAAACAGGCCGAGGCTGAGCGGGAACGGCGCGCCAAAATCATCCATGCAGAAGGCGAATTGCAGGCCTCGGAGAAACTGGCGGGTGCGGCCCATGTCATGTCCGGCGAGCCCATGTCTCTGCAGCTCCGCTATCTGCAAACCCTGACCGAGATTGCAGCGGAGAAGAACTCCACCACCATTTTCCCCGTGCCGATCGACCTGATCAAGATGTTCCTGGAGAAAACGGAGAAACCATAA
- a CDS encoding DUF4062 domain-containing protein, with product MNKKLTIMVSSSVYGIEELLDRIYTLLTAFGFEVWMSHKGTVPVFSNRSAFDNCLAAVEKCDLFLGLITPYYGSGKDEDGISITHFELRRAIELKKPRWLLAHDHVVFARTLLNNLGHEGKEKRGRLKLKKNNVIDNLRVIDMYEEAILSEKLLRDRHGNWVQKFSTDDDAALFATAQFSRYQEVEAFVQENFNDKDHISLSLKERGGRP from the coding sequence ATGAATAAAAAACTCACCATCATGGTCTCCTCTTCGGTCTACGGCATCGAGGAACTGCTGGACCGGATTTATACATTGCTGACCGCCTTCGGTTTCGAGGTCTGGATGTCGCACAAGGGGACGGTCCCGGTGTTCTCGAACCGTTCCGCCTTTGACAACTGCCTTGCGGCCGTGGAGAAATGCGACCTCTTCCTCGGGCTGATCACGCCTTATTACGGCAGCGGGAAGGATGAGGACGGTATCTCCATCACCCATTTCGAGCTGCGCAGGGCCATCGAACTCAAGAAACCTCGCTGGCTTCTGGCCCATGACCACGTGGTGTTTGCCCGTACGTTGTTGAACAACCTGGGCCATGAAGGAAAAGAAAAACGCGGGAGATTGAAACTGAAGAAGAACAACGTCATTGACAACCTGCGCGTAATCGATATGTACGAAGAAGCGATCCTTTCGGAGAAACTCTTACGCGACAGACATGGCAACTGGGTTCAAAAATTCAGCACCGATGACGACGCGGCGCTGTTTGCCACGGCGCAGTTTTCCCGCTATCAGGAAGTGGAGGCGTTCGTGCAAGAGAACTTCAATGATAAAGATCATATCTCCCTGTCGCTCAAGGAACGTGGAGGCCGCCCATGA
- a CDS encoding cell envelope integrity protein TolA, producing the protein MSKYQYYEFLAIDRPLSQKEMEHMRALSSRGHITPVSFSNEYHWGNFKGDPNGLMRRFYDAHVYLANWGTAVFMLRLPMTALDRKVLKAFTVNGVFEVEASPTHWICSWNLDDSEDYDRVGPEDGSGWMARLAPLREELLRGDLRSLYIGWLAAVSMGADEDELEPPMPDGLAPFTAAQEALAEFLEVDIDLLAGAGMERPNARSMACEHEIDPWLDALPMAEMRLLVRKLLTGQEVEAEREVKSRFAAWRKSTGDAPAALPRRTVAELWQLAEKAEEARLLQEKKRREQAEAKRLKEREANLARLAENFPKAWQAVNQRVQVGSGKAYDEACQALVDLAEAYAKHASKQAFDAELRRFMAGHGQRKSLMQRLVKAKLMRSA; encoded by the coding sequence TTGAGCAAATATCAGTATTACGAGTTTCTCGCCATTGACCGCCCGCTCTCGCAAAAGGAGATGGAGCACATGAGGGCACTATCCTCCAGGGGACACATCACTCCGGTCAGCTTTTCCAACGAATATCATTGGGGCAACTTCAAGGGTGATCCCAATGGTTTGATGCGGCGTTTCTATGATGCACATGTCTATCTTGCCAACTGGGGAACGGCAGTTTTCATGCTCCGTCTTCCCATGACTGCTCTTGACCGCAAGGTTTTAAAGGCGTTCACGGTTAACGGGGTGTTCGAGGTTGAAGCCTCTCCGACGCACTGGATTTGTTCATGGAACCTGGATGACTCGGAGGATTACGACCGGGTCGGCCCGGAAGATGGCTCCGGCTGGATGGCGCGGCTCGCGCCGCTGCGCGAGGAGCTTCTGCGCGGCGATCTGCGCAGTCTTTACATAGGCTGGCTGGCAGCGGTTTCCATGGGCGCGGATGAGGACGAGTTGGAACCGCCGATGCCTGACGGTCTCGCCCCTTTTACCGCGGCGCAGGAAGCCCTTGCCGAGTTCCTTGAGGTGGATATCGATCTGCTGGCAGGTGCGGGCATGGAGCGCCCCAACGCCCGGAGCATGGCTTGTGAGCACGAGATCGACCCCTGGCTGGACGCGTTGCCGATGGCGGAGATGCGTCTCTTGGTGCGAAAGCTCTTGACCGGCCAGGAAGTTGAGGCCGAGCGCGAGGTGAAAAGCCGGTTTGCCGCTTGGCGCAAAAGCACCGGCGATGCACCTGCCGCTCTCCCGCGAAGGACAGTGGCGGAGCTGTGGCAATTGGCAGAAAAGGCCGAGGAGGCCCGTCTTCTGCAAGAGAAAAAGCGGCGTGAGCAGGCGGAGGCCAAGCGGCTCAAGGAGCGGGAAGCGAATCTCGCTAGGCTGGCCGAAAATTTCCCCAAGGCTTGGCAGGCTGTCAACCAGCGGGTGCAGGTAGGGTCGGGAAAGGCGTATGATGAAGCCTGTCAGGCTCTGGTCGATCTGGCCGAGGCGTATGCCAAACACGCCAGCAAGCAAGCCTTCGATGCCGAGTTGCGCCGGTTCATGGCCGGCCATGGGCAACGGAAGAGTCTGATGCAGCGGCTGGTGAAGGCGAAGCTAATGCGGAGTGCTTGA